The following proteins are co-located in the Bacillota bacterium genome:
- a CDS encoding ribonuclease III: MMHTLSADQAALLPVQHLAWIGDAVYELYCRQELVVGRQLAPGQSAQKAAVALTSAHGQARVLEKVRSLLTERELDLQRRGRNCKGLPRSSAEYCQATGLEVVVGWLWLSGQNQRLEALFQTILEVDDSEG; this comes from the coding sequence ATGATGCACACCCTGAGCGCCGACCAGGCAGCACTTTTACCCGTGCAGCATCTAGCGTGGATTGGTGATGCGGTTTATGAGCTCTATTGCCGTCAAGAGCTGGTGGTCGGGCGCCAGCTGGCGCCGGGGCAGTCCGCCCAGAAGGCAGCGGTAGCGTTGACCAGCGCCCATGGCCAGGCCCGGGTTCTGGAAAAAGTGCGAAGCCTGCTTACCGAGCGGGAGTTGGATTTGCAACGCCGGGGGCGTAATTGCAAGGGACTGCCCCGGAGTTCGGCCGAATATTGTCAGGCGACCGGTTTGGAGGTTGTGGTCGGTTGGCTGTGGTTAAGCGGTCAGAACCAGCGCCTGGAAGCGTTATTTCAAACTATCCTGGAGGTGGATGACAGTGAAGGTTAG